One stretch of Armigeres subalbatus isolate Guangzhou_Male chromosome 2, GZ_Asu_2, whole genome shotgun sequence DNA includes these proteins:
- the LOC134209811 gene encoding uncharacterized protein LOC134209811: MLCVRPDICYAVGYLGRFQNQPGETHWQALKRVVRYMKGTKNLKLQYKQHNDAEALVGYADADWASDTEDRKSVSGYIFKVYGNTVSWASRKQQTVALSSCEAEYAALNAAASEGLWLHGILQDLKQVQPNMAFKIFEDNRGGISMNANTENKRVKHIDVKHHFLRDHVAQGQLTIEAIGTANQIADTFTKPLEPGRFRELRTILGLTDSGGCWSKSATKYADDLLGDRRPP; this comes from the coding sequence ATGTTGTGTGTCCGACCCGACATATGCTATGCGGTTGGATACCTGGGGCGCTTCCAAAATCAACCTGGTGAAACTCACTGGCAAGCGCTGAAGAGAGTAGTTCGGTACATGAAGGGTACGAAGAACCTCAAACTTCAGTACAAGCAGCACAACGACGCTGAGGCACTAGTCGGATACGCAGACGCCGACTGGGCGTCGGACACTGAAGATAGAAAATCTGTTAGCGGCTACATTTTCAAGGTTTATGGTAACACCGTGTCCTGGGCTAGCCGCAAGCAACAAACCGTTGCGCTATCGTCGTGCGAAGCAGAGTATGCAGCCTTGAATGCCGCGGCTTCCGAAGGGCTGTGGCTGCACGGAATCCTCCAGGACCTCAAACAAGTCCAACCGAATATGGCgttcaaaatttttgaagacAACCGTGGCGGCATTTCAATGAACGCCAATACGGAGAACAAGCGTGTTAAGCACATTGATGTGAAGCACCACTTTCTTCGCGACCATGTAGCACAAGGACAACTTACAATTGAAGCAATTGGTACAGCAAATCAGATAGCGGACACGTTCACCAAACCCCTGGAACCTGGACGTTTCCGCGAACTAAGGACCATCCTAGGACTTACCGATTCAGGGGGGTGTTGGAGTAAATCGGCAACAAAGTATGCTGATGACCTTCTTGGAGACCGAAGGCCTCCATAG